One stretch of Roseimicrobium sp. ORNL1 DNA includes these proteins:
- a CDS encoding DUF4291 domain-containing protein, whose protein sequence is MPAPYEIRATYDRDTIVVYQAYSSAIADPAVKAQAFVPPFSMGRMTWIKPSFLWLMHRSNWGTKSGQERTLAVTISRAGWETALSKAVLTVYEPSVFKSKADWDEQFQNAEVHVQWDPERNLRGASLDHYSIQVGVSRFVIREFVDNWIQKIEDFTPRVAKIHTLLRSGKADEAKRHLPVERVYTPPAAIGKRLLINP, encoded by the coding sequence ATGCCCGCACCCTACGAGATCCGTGCCACCTATGACCGCGATACGATCGTCGTGTACCAGGCCTATTCCTCAGCCATTGCCGACCCGGCAGTGAAAGCACAGGCATTCGTGCCCCCATTTTCGATGGGACGAATGACCTGGATAAAGCCCTCCTTCCTCTGGCTCATGCACCGGAGCAACTGGGGAACCAAAAGCGGGCAGGAGCGGACCCTTGCCGTGACCATCTCACGAGCTGGATGGGAAACCGCTCTAAGCAAAGCGGTGCTCACCGTGTACGAGCCCTCCGTCTTCAAGTCCAAGGCTGACTGGGATGAGCAATTCCAAAATGCTGAAGTTCACGTGCAGTGGGATCCGGAGCGCAACCTTCGCGGAGCTTCCCTCGATCACTACAGCATCCAGGTCGGCGTCAGCCGCTTCGTCATTCGGGAGTTCGTCGATAACTGGATTCAAAAAATCGAGGACTTCACTCCCCGTGTCGCAAAGATTCACACACTGCTGCGTAGCGGAAAGGCAGATGAAGCAAAGCGTCATCTGCCTGTCGAGCGAGTCTACACACCGCCAGCAGCCATCGGGAAACGGCTGTTGATCAATCCGTGA